TCTGATCAGTAGCAATAAATTGTCCGGAGGCGATAGGGACAGAAACATCTGCCATGATGTCTGTTCCTTTTTTATTATAGAAATCGAATTTTCCATAGAATTTTCCATGAAACATGGACCAGTCAAATCCAATATTGACGGTATTGGTATGTTCCCAACTCATAGCCGGGTTACCATAAGCGGTAAAGCGTGCGTAAGGCACTTCGGATATTCTGCCTATGCCCATCATCTCAATTAGCGGATACATGGAAGTTGTTGTATTGGCATTTCCGTTTCGTCCGTAAGTAATACGAGGGCGAAGGTAATCCAGCCAATGAATAGATTCCATAAAGTTTTCGTTAGTCATGTTCCAACTAAAGCCAACCGACCAAAACGGTGAATAACGATATTTCGGGTCATCGGATATGAAATTAGAAGCATCGGTACGATAGGAACCGGATATGGAATATTTATCATCGAATGTATAGGCCAAGTTCGCAAATGCGGAGAAGTAACGTTGTAAAGCATAGGAAAATGAAGAACGGGTATTGATATAAGAATCCTTATTTCCATAAATGTCTTCTACCTTGATATTTTGAATAGGATACGAAGTCAGATATTCATCATCATAAGCATATATGGGAGCAAATGTCCTGCTTTTCGCTTTGTTTTGGCTGACTTCGATGCCGCCGACAAAATTGATGGCATGGCGTTCGGCGAACGTACGGTTAAAGTTTATCTGGTTACGCCAGTTATAGGCATCCGTAGTATATTTGTTTTCGCGTAGGATGGCTCCTTTCTCAATATTAGGCGTAGCTTTGTGTGTATCCCAATCAAGAGTAGAGTACATGTTAATTGTATTTCGTACATCGTATGTATCGTCGGAAGACAGATTGCGCGTATCTTGTTGCACATATTCATATTGGAATTTAGTATCGAATGTCAGTCCTTCCAGAATCGTAGCTTTGAATCCCACTTGAAAACGTCCGTTCAATGTTTTGTTAGTGATGTCACGCCCGTTTACTTCACGTGCAATGTTGTAGCTCCAGTCTGAATAGGGAAAGTTGGTAAATTGGTTGAGTACGCTATTTACACCGTCAGCATATTGTTTGAGGTAACTCATATCGGCATACGAGCCGTCCGTATTCCGAATCATGTCATAAGGAGCCAGGTCTGTAATTTCTCCGGAGGATGCTCCCGACTGATTGCTTTTTTTGTAACGTGCAGTGGCTGAAATGCTCATATCCAACCATTTTAGCAGTTTTGTGTTACCCCGGTAATCGAATTGAAAGTTTTGCGAATTATTTTTTTGATAACGGGTTATATCGTAACCATACAGTAAAGATACATAATTATCCATACGTTCGCTACCACCGGATAACGTGATATTATATTGCTGATAGACAGGACGCCTTAAAAGTTCGTCTTCAATTTGCTTTTTGTTATTCAGTTGTGCCAGTGCGGCTAGGCCGGCATTGTATTCACTTTCTGATATTTCATTCAGATTCTTGTATTTATTATAGAGTACCCCTGCTTGTGTATACCTATATTGGAAAGCATCTCCCAATGTAGCACTGTTCGGATTTGAAGGGGGGTATTTAGCTAGTCCCTGATAAGTTCCAAATGTATTTCTTTGGTATTCTACCACTTCTTCGCTGGACAACATATTACGTAAATAGTCAATATCGGTTTTACTACCGATACGTACTTGCGCATCTACTGCTACTGTCAGCCCTTTTCCTTTTTTCCCTTTTTTCGTCGTAATCACGATTACTCCATTGGAAGCTCGTGCGCCCCAGATAGAAGCTGCAGCAGCATCCTTCAGAATTGAAATACTTTCTACATCATTTGGGTTAATAGAGGAAAATCCGGTAGAGATAGGAAAACCGTCCACTACAATTAATGGTTCTTTGTCAGATTGCAACGTTCCTTGTCCGCGGATAGTAAAGGAAATATCCCCGTCGGCAGTCGTTGATGCTTGTACTCCGGCAATTCTGCCTACCAGGCGGTCGGCAATTGTTGTGGAAGGTTTGTCCAGTGTCGCTTGTTTGATAATGTCGAAAGCTCCGGTGGCGCGTTCCTTCGAAATAGTCTGGAACCCCGTCACTACTACATCTCCCAGCATCTTTGCGTTTTCTTGCATGGCCATGTTGATTTCTGTGTCACTTCTCGGTGTGACATATTCTTTTTTCATGCCAATGTAGGAAAACACCATCAGGTCATAGGGAGAAGCTTCCAGTTCATAACGGCCGTTTTCGTCAGTTATAGTTCCTCTGCTATGATCGCCTTCTATGGTTATAGTAACACCCATGAGAGGTTCTCCCTTTTCGTCAATGACTATTCCTTTGATCTTTTTCCTGGGATTACTTTGGGAACGCTCCTTTGCCTTAACTATCAATATGTAACCGTTTTCCAATTCAAATTGTAGTCCGGCAGGAGTACAGATTTCGTTTAACACCTTGTTCAATGGAGCATTCTTCAGGTTCAGATTCAGTCGGATTTTGTCATTAATGATGTCCGATTGGTACATAAGTGCACCGCCAATCTGTTTTTTAACTTCATCCAGTGCTTCTCTGACGGATATGTCGGAGTTTACAATGGTCACACGTTTTACATCGTCCAGCACGTTGGCTGCGATCGGCAATGCAAAGACAAAAAGTAATGTGAAAAGGAAGGTTAGCAACCGGATACGGCTTTGCATCCGGGAAGCTTTACAGTCGTTTTTTCTCATTCTAGTATTATTAAGATTAAAATGAAACATAGGAGTCAAGACACATATGTGGTATCTTTTAACCCTTTTATGAACTCTCTGTTATTATTCTAATTATTTGCTGACAATGATTGTCCCGTTTTCTTTGCTGAAGCGGACATTGGATACTTGCTGGATAATCTCTAATGAGAAACCTAACGGCTTGTTGCGGAATACGGCTCCGTCGAAGCAGATGTTGCGTGCATCCTCGTCTTTATAGACCACTTTCACTCCGTACCATAATTCAAACTGTGACAGAATGTTGTGGAGCGGAGTCCTGCTGAATTCATAAATGCCTGTCACCCATGAGGTATAGATAGCTGTATTTACTTCTTCTACAGTGATAGCGTTGTCTTCCGGGGAAATAGTCGCTTGTTGTCCCGGCGCTAATAATTTGCGTGCAATGCCATTCTTGACTTCTACTTTTCCTTTTACAAGGGTAGTTATCATGTTTCGGGAGTGGTAGGCGGATACATTAAACTGGGTTCCCAGTACTTTGATTTCTTTTCCGTCTGCTTTTACGGTGAAAGGCTTCCCTGTATGTGTCACATCGAAATAAGCCTCTCCGTTCAGTTCTACAATACGCTTGTCTTGCATGGATACCGGATAGCGGAAAGTAGTGGTGGAGTTTAAGGTTACTTGCGTGCCATCAGATAAGGTCAGGGAGAAAGTGCTTCCTTCGGGCACTGTAATTGTATTATATTGGATACCGCTCGCCGGAGTGTTGTCCGGTTGATAACTTAACGAGTTATTGCTTCCTTGAGCTACCACTTTTCCATTATCGGCAATTTCTTTAGCCTGTTCCTCATCAAGTACAATTTGCTGGCCGGAACTTAATGTCAATGTCACCTTATTCTGTGGAAGGTTAGGGAATAATTCCGCCAACGAAGGCTCTTCCGCCGGAAGCGATGAGTCCTGATAGGTATAAAGATATACGGCTGTCCCCAGCAGAAAGGAGAGGAAACAGGCGGCTATTGCCGTATAATAGAGTTTCCGGCGTAAACGATGCTGTTTCAGTTTACGTTCGATGATTGTCCAGCCTTTAGCTGCGTCAGCATGCTGGTTTGCTTCTATGCGCTTTTCGGATTTATATAATTTCACGTAGTTGGAAAAGAACCGGAGATTCTCTTCCGACTCGTTCACCCAGCTTTGTAATAACTGAAATTCGGATTCAGTCAGTTTGTGGGTTTGATATTTGTGGCATAAGTCCACTAGTTCGTTTTCTGATAACATTTTGGCTCTTTTGTCCCTATGACGTAAAAAGAATATAAAATGGGTGAACGAAAATATAAAAAAATGCAGTTTACAGGTAAAAAAGTGAATAGAGTGAAATGAAAGGTCGGCTTCTCAGGAACTTCAAAGCCCTTGATAAATGGGTTTTAATGGTATTTACGGACAGGCCTAGTTCATCGGCTACCTCTTTGTATTTTTTATTGTGCACTACTATCTCCATTAACACTTTGTATTCTTGTGGAGTCAGTTGTTTCAAATAATGTTTCAGATGGCGTACCTGTTCTTCAATTTCTGTTTCATTGAGTTCAAAGTCGGTGATGTATGCGTCTTCTTCAATCTCTACGAAACGGTATGGCTGATGCTTGCGCAGATAGTCAACGGAAGCATTGCGGACAGAATTAAAGAGAAACCTTTTCAGATTGTTGTTGATAGTCAGATATAGTTTCTTTTCCCAAAGGCGGATGATGAAATCCTGGACAATGTCTTCCGAAACTTCCAGTGAATCAGTATATTGAACGGAATAGACGCATAGTTGGTTATAGTATTGGTCTACTACTTCCTTCAATGCTTTTTCGTCGCCCTGCTTCAGTTTACTTAATATATGATCGTCCGTAGAAAACATGTATATCTGATTGTTTGCGTCCAAAAGTATGAAAAAATATGTTTTCTACCTACTCTTTTTCCTATTATTAGTCGATAATTATGGGATTATGTAACTTATTGTGCTGATATTTATTAAAAGTGTAAGATTCGGGGATTAGAGGGCCTGTTTGGGAAATAGTTATACAAACGGAAGATGGGGCGAGTCACCCGGATACGCATATAATGGTTCCTCACCGAGAAACGACCTGTTCCTCGGTGAGAAACAAAGTGTTTCTCGGTGTGGAACGGTTCGTTTCTCGGTGAGGAAAAAACTGAAACTATAAAGCTTTGATAATCTATGGTTTAACCCAAAGGTGCAATGACTATCCTAAATGGTTATTATAGTTTACAAATAACCGATGTGGCAAAAATAGATGATTGTTATTGTCTATCATTCTATTTTTTAGGGAACAGGTGGTTGACCAGGCTGTTCATATATACTTCAAGATTCGTATATTCCGGACTTAAAGTATATTTGGCTCCGTCGGACGAATCATTAGGGTTCAGGTTATGTTTCTTTTCCCATTCGTCGGGGATACCGTCGCCGTCTGTGTCTGCCAAAGCCGGTTCTGATTTGTACTCGGGCCATCCGCCTACATCGGACGGTTGGTCAACCATTCCGTTCGTACTTCCGTGAGAGCCTTCATAAGTATAAGTTCCTTTTTCAGTTTCTTCTACGATACGTTGGTCTACGGCATCACGGCGATAGGAAGCGCCTGCAAATTGGAGAACGTCTTTATAGGCTTTCTTTGCCGGTTGCAGTGAAGTATGTTCCGCTATGTCAAATGCTTTCTTAGACAACATTTCTTTCTCGGTTGCGAAGTCTTTTTTGATAACTAAGCCGTAGGTATTGTCCATATTCACTTTATAAAGAGCTTCTTTCTGTTTGTCTGTCAACTTAGAACAAGTAGGGTCCATATAGTTTCCTTTGAAGTGGAATACTCCGTGAACACCTGCGGCATTCTTGTTTTTGCCGTCATCGGCATAAGCTGTGAATAAGCGTTTGAACGAGCCTTTCGTTGCGCTGAAAGGACCGGGCTTGTAGTAGTTGTTGATGAAATTGTAAGAACCGCCTTCGCCGGCATAAGCGCCATCGCTGCCGTAATTGTAAATCACGTTATTGAATAGCTCTACCTTTTCATCTTCCGGTCTGCCTGTATAGCGGCTTCCGCAAAGGCGGGGAGTACGGTTGGTGTGATGAGCGAGCAGATTATGATGGAAAGTGGCAGGCTGTCCGCCCCAGATGCCGCCGTAGCCGTGTGCCCCTTTCTCATGGATAGAGTTGGCAAGGCTTTCGCTGATAAGACACCATTGGAGAGTGAAGTTGCGGTTGTCGTAGAAGGTGGCACATTCATCCGTACACCAGCTCATGGAGCAATGGTCGATGATAATGTTTTGGTGAGCTTTCGTGCCGTTCATGGCATCATCACCTTTTTGTTTGATGTCGACTCCCATACGCGAGCGGATGAAGCGGACGATCACGTTGTCCGCCTGGATGGAGAAAGTATAGTTCTTTAGGCAGATACCGTCACCCGGAGCTGTTTGTCCGGCAATGGTGACATCTCCGTTATTTACTCTTAGCGGTTTTTGAAGTTCAATGATTCCGCTTACGGCAAAAACGATGGTGCGGGGACCTTTCTTGCCGACAGCCCAGCGGAAAGTTCCTTCTGAGCCGTCGTCGGCCAATGACGTTACTGTGTAGACTGCGCCGCCGGCACCGCCGGTTGTGTACTTTCCGGCACCGTCGGCACCGGGGAAAGCGATAATTTTGCTGCGGTCGGGAGCAGGATAGTCCTTTCCCTTTGTTACGGCATTGGTTGTTGAAAGGCAAGTGGTTAAAATACAGAGTGTTACTAATAATGTTTTACTCATAAGGCTATGATCTTATTTGATGGGATATAAATTCTTGACTATATCATTTAAATAGACTTCCAAATTAGTATATTCTGTGCTCAACTGATACTTGACACCATCGCCTGGATCATTCGGATTCAGTTTGTTGGCTGTTTCCCAACTGTCGGGAATACCATCACCATCCGTATCCAACGGAGTGTTTTCGGATTGGTAAACCGGCCATCCGCCTACATCCTGTTGCGAGTCAATAATGCCATTCCGGCTGGTAGAACTGAATTTACCTTCACGGGTTTCGGTCACAATACGCTCATCTACGGCATCCCGTTTATGAGATGCGCCTGCATATTCCAAAACTGCTTCGTAAGCGTCTTTTGCTGACTGCGTAAAGGTAGCAACATCATTTGAAATAACAAATTCTATTTGAGACTTTAAGGCGTTTTCGTCATTATTGGGATAGGGAAGAGTCGTTTTGGTATCATTAATACTTATATCCGGATTGGGTTGTAACCCGACCCAGTTGTCATTATTGACCGCAGTGATGAGTTCTTGATACTTTGAGTTAATATACGCTGATGTGCCGTCAAAGTAATTCCCTTTCAGATGGAAGACTCCCCATACACCTTGTTCCTGTATTACGCCGCCACCTTCAGCCGGACCAATGCAGGGGCTTGGAGCAAAAATACGGTTGATAACTGATTTTTTTGTATTGGTGGCTGCTCCGGGTTTATAATAGTTGTTCACGAAGTTGTAGGAACCACCTTCACCGGCATATCCGCCGTTTCCATCTCCCCAGTTGTAGAATACATTATTGCGAAGGTCTACTCTTTCCGTATCAGGTAGCCCGGTATAGCGGCTGCCGCACAGGCGGGGAGTACGGCTTACGTGGTGTGCCAGCAAATTGTGGTGGAAGGTAGCGGGAGAACCGCCCCAAATGCCACCATAGCCATGAGAGCCTTTCGGATGAATGGAATTGGCTAAACTTTCGGAAATGATGCACCATTGCATAGTGAAGTTCGTATTGCCGTAGAAAGAAGCACATTCATCTGTACACCAACTCATTGAGCAATGGTCGATAATGATATTTTGCCGATTTCTACCGTAGAGTGCATCAGCGTCTTTAACTTGCTTTCCGGTTTCGTCTGTAACGCCAATCTCCTCGTCCCCCAAACGAAAACGCATGAAGCGCATAATGACATTGTCTGCTTCGACGATGACGGGATATTTTTTTAGACAAATACCGTCGCCGGGTGCTGTTTGTCCGGCAATGGTGACATTTCCTTCTTTGATTGTCAGGTTCTGTTGCAGCTCAATGATTCCGCTTACGGCAAATATAATAGTACGGGTGCCGGATTGGTTCAGAGCCCAGCGTAGTGTGCCTGCCGCGCCATTGTCTTCAAGTGACGTCACTGTGTAGACCTTTCCGCCTGCTCCGCCGGTCGTATAGCGCCCTGCCCCGAAAGCTCCGGGGAAAGCGGCTATTTTGGTACGGTCGGGAACGGGATGGTCTACCAATTCTTCATCATCCTTATCCGAATTACCGGAATCTTCTGAGTTGCCCGGAAAATAGGGATAACTATTGGTCAGTTGGGCTTCGTTGTCGGAACAAGCAGAGAACGAGGCAACCAAGCATGAAAGGAATGTTCCTACTAATATTTTGTGTATCATCTTATTAACTTATTGATTCTTATTCGCTTAAAGTACCATATTTATTAGCTGCTTTTACAACGTATCCGGTGTTAGTGTCACTTATTTCAAAAGACGTTCCAGTTGTCTGTCCGACGAAAGTCCCGTCTTCTTTGAAGATTAAGTAACAGATTGCCTTGTAGCGGGCATCCCAACTTAACGTCGTGTTGCTCAAGATGACGTTTTCAGGAGCTTGCAGTTTCTCCATGAATTTCTTGGGATTCCATCCGTCGGCACCGTTAATGATATTTTCGTAAGTATATCTGATATATTCAGAGTAGCTCAATTCTGTCTTGCCTGTGTAATCGTATGTTACTTCATTTGTTCCTTCTTTGACTGTATATTGCGTTTTACGATTACTCATGTCTACCGCTTTTCCTTTTTTATCCGTTGTATTGTATTCAGCGTACAGAGCAGGCACAGCACCCATATCTCTCCAGCCTGCCGGATCAATGTCAAACTTCAGTTTGGTGTTCAGGAATACGGTGATAGGAGAGTTCTGCCAAGGTCTTCCGAGCGTTTGTGCAGTTCCTTTTCCTATTATGTAGTCAAGGCTTTCTGTTCCGTATTTCTCCGGGTCTACTTTATTGATTCCGTCGACCGTGCAATTATTGAATACATATCCCCATTTGGTTTCTTCCGTATGGTTGGCGGCGGTAATGACACTTCCATAGCGTACATTATATAATGTAGTGTTTTCTATCAATACATTACCATTTCCATAGAAATAGTCGACGGCGCCTTCTATCCAACAATCAGTAGCATAGTGGCGGGCATTGACACCATTGTCTGCGGATGACTGGACTTTTGTCTGCCATGTATCCTGGAAAGACCTGAATTTACAATTATTGAAGGCGATACGGTCATTGGCTGTGTACATGGCTTCCGCCATTGGCCCGATAAGTTTTTCTATTCCCCATTTGTTTTCAAAGGAGATATTTTCAGCGTAAAAGTCTGTCGCGTAAATCATGGTTACGGCTTCCTGGAATCTTTCGCTTTGGTTGGCTTCGTTTCTCCATGAGTATTGCCATGCTTCTTCGCCGCCGTCGCCAGTGGCGTTGCTGGCGCTGGTCAGCATACGGGTTATAATTGTATTCTCTTTATCTTGTCCGATCAGATGTATGAATGGCTTAATCTTAGGAACGTTGACAAATTCTTCATAAGTTCCTTTGGCTACAAAAATCAGATAAGGTTCCGTGCGGTTACTTGGGGCTGCGTCGATAGCGGCTTGGATACTCGTGTAATCTCCATTTCCATTTGGTTCTACAATGGCATCGAATAACTTTGGCGTAACTTCTTCTTCCATGACTTTGAAATTCAGGGTTAGTCCTTCGTAAGGATTACCGCTGTAATCGAGTAATGCACCGGCAGGAATCTTGAATGTACAATCCGTATTGTCTGAAGTGCTGTATTTATGGCGAACTACATTATTCAGAATAATAATGCGAATACCGTTACCGTTAAATGTGATGGAAGTATTGGGAGCCTGGCGCACTTTCTTGTTGAAAGTAAGTTCTATATAACCGCTATTGTCTTCCAATGTGGCACCTTCGGCAATGTTGGAAGATACGAGCGCTAATGCGCCCGTGTCTTCTGAATTATCGTCATCTTTGCATGCAAATGCTACTAATACCAGCATACAAAGGAATAGGTAACTGCTTATTTTATAAATATACTTTGTATTCATAAGTTTTTCTTTTTATCGTTATTTATTCCAACGTTGGTCACCGTAGGCTTTGTACTCGTCAACTAAAACGGTGAAATCACCATCTGTTGGATTCGTAAAGAGTTGGGCATCTGTTACACCTTCTATCATCTCTCCAAAGATTCGGTTTTGCGCAAACGGACAATTAGACGTTCTGAAAGCCTCTGTTTGAGCAATTCCTGCTGCTGAAATTGAATTAGCGCTATTGTATGCTTGCGATGTGATACCCCCAAATAATGATTTGGAAATATTGATTAGAATAGTTCCACTTGAGGGACCTTCTATTAATGTAGTGCCGGCACCGAAAATAGTACATTGGTCAATATTGATAGTATAGTCGGATATTGCAGACTTCATTATTTTATAAGTATTATCCAGCGTTGATTGTACTAAGGATATTGCTCCGAAAGTAGTTAATGCTCCACTATCGAAAGTGAAGATGCCGTAGTCACCGACCTTTGCAAATATACAGTTTTTGAATGTGCAATTATCCCATCTGCCAGCTCCCTCTTTTCTAATACGGATAATTCCTCGAGTAGCACTGAATTTACATGATTCCATGAGTAAATTAGTGATGTTACCTGTTGTGCCGGTGGCTTGGTCAATTATATAATTCCCGTTATTAGTTGCTGTGCCAGTGTTATACAAATGTAAATTATATAGCTCTATTTGGCTGAATGTACCATTGAATTTGAGTCCTTGAACTTTGATATTGGGCATGTTTCCGCTTTTTTCTCCATTTGCATCGGCTCCCCAAATTAGAAGAGAGTGAATCGAACTTGGTATTTCTTTTGTTCCATTGGATAAGTCGATATCACCTGTTAATAGAAGTGCCAAATTTTCGACGCCTGCTTCATTGGTTAATGCATCATTCCATTCTGCTACATTCGAAACAGCTATTTTTGTATAGTTGCTTGGAATACCTTTTGAGGTAGTAAAGCTTGTCATTGCACGAACATAAGTACCTCTCATCAAAGCGACTGTATAAGTCGTACTAGGCTCGAATCCGGTAATTTCCAATTGTCCCTGGCTGATTTGTTCGGCTGTCAATGCTGTATAATTATCACTGGAGCTTGGAGTCCTGTTACCTTCGCACCATGCATAGTGGGATACAGTAGTAGTTCCTGTTTGTATAGCTTCGGGATCCCAAGCAAGCGTAACGGATGTTTTAGTAGCTTGCACACTACTGAATTCTACCATCACGGGCATTACAGTCATAACGGTAGTTTCACCGCGTTTTACTTCTCCATTATAGATGGAAATGGTATATTCAGTTCCGGGTAATAGCCCGTCAATCAATTTCTGTCCGGCGGCGGCTTCTTCTGCTGTAATGTTCTTTTGTTCCGGATTCTCTACTCCGGCTGTGATAATAACATGAGTTACTTCCAGACCGGCTTGCCAAGTAAGCAGTACAGATTCTTCCGTGATATTCTCGGAAGGTACAGTGCCAAGAATCTCCTCTTTATCCGTCTTGAAAGTGGCATCTTCCAAATAAATCCAACGGGATTCTTTGCCTGTGGCTACAGACTTGATTCTCAAGTAATAGGTTGTTTCACCTTGCAAGCCTGTCAGGGTGTAAGGTGATTTGTTTATGGATTTGTCTTCGCCATATACAATACTTCCCGAAGCACTGCCCATTGGTGTATCATTATCCATTTGTTCCAGACTTGCTTCGATGATGTAATAATCAGTTTTAGGAGTGGCGTCCCAGTTGACTTCTGCTGTGATGGCTGCCGGACTTACGGAAAAACTCGTAGTGCCGAACAGACGATTACCGTCTACTGTTTCCCAATCATTGCCGTCTACGCACGACGTAATGTTCAGGGAAGCCAGGAGTACGAAGACTCCTGTTTTTATAATGTGTGTTAACTTCTTCATAATTGTTTGATAATTGGGTATTAGTCTGAAAATCCGTATGAGTTATGCAACATTCCGTTGGATGCTGAAATGGTAGTAGAGGCGATTGGTAACAAATAGCGGTTGATTACTGGTACATCATTTCCCACCAATCCACTGGAAATAGAAAGTAGGTTGATTGTATACTGCGTTTGTCCTTTGTTGTCCGTTCTTTCTTTACCCCAGAAATTGTTGCTGTCCTGATAGTCACCCGTAGTTTTTCCGCTAGGGATGCCATGCCAGGTAACGCTATTGATGTCGATAGAAGTCCGGGTATCATCCGTATAGTTGAAATAGACTTTTTCCGGGTATGAATCTGTACTACTATATAATTGGGTTTCGTAGTCTGACTTGAATTGTTTGATTTTACCGGACAGCAAATTCCAACGGATTAGATCGAATTTACGGAAACCTTCTCCTGCCAGTTCCCAGGCATTTTCGTCTACAACTGCATTGAAGAAAGCATCTTTTTCAGTGATGGCGTCGATGTAGCTTTTTGCAGCAGCCTTATCAGCATCGGCATAAGCGCGCAAGTGTACCTCTTCGAGTGCTTTTCTTGCAGTAGGGATGCTTGTGGAAGCTCCTGTGTAGCTTCCGTCCGGTCCGTTGGCTAACTCATTCAGCACCTCGGCGTACATCAGTAATACCTGCGGATAACGCATACGGACGCAATTGATTCCCGACATCCATTTGGCTTTTCCGGTGGCGATGGCTACCTGGCGCCATTCTTCATTCATTTGCCGGATATCCCATTTGCCGCAATAAATGGCGAAAGGAGTGTTCCCTAGCATTTTCTCTTTTAAGACATTGCTTTCTGTTTTTAATTGGAGATTGCAACAAGTGATGTCACGACGTTGGTCGCCTTCCCGGAATGACCAGAAGTAGGGAGCGGTGACTTTCAATTTGCCGGAAGAGTTTCCTTGTTCACCGTACAGGGTACTTGAACCGTTTATACGTACACCGACAGTGTAGCCCAGTTCTCCGCTGACTCCAAGTCCCATAGGGATTTCGAAGATATTCTCACGATATGTTTCATCCAACTGGCGTTGGTTTATCAGATACCATTCGTTGGCAAATGACGGATTCAGTTGATGGGTACCGTTATCAATAACAGCCGCCAAATGTTTCAGTGCCAGTTCATACATTTTCGTGCGGGTAGCGTCGTCACAGCGTTGTGTCGGATAAGCCGGGTCGGAGTAAAGGTTTGCAGTGACATATCCTGCTTTCGATTTTTCACGAATTCCCCAACCTGCACGGGTCAGTGCTATATTGGCTAATAATGAGTGCGCATATCCTTTGGTGACACGTTCGGTAGTGTATGAAGAAACTTCTCCTGCCCAAGGTAACAAGGTAGTCGCCGTTTCCAAATCCTTGATAAGTTCTTCCATGATAATGTCACGGTCGCTTT
The DNA window shown above is from Bacteroides faecium and carries:
- a CDS encoding FecR family protein, which translates into the protein MLSENELVDLCHKYQTHKLTESEFQLLQSWVNESEENLRFFSNYVKLYKSEKRIEANQHADAAKGWTIIERKLKQHRLRRKLYYTAIAACFLSFLLGTAVYLYTYQDSSLPAEEPSLAELFPNLPQNKVTLTLSSGQQIVLDEEQAKEIADNGKVVAQGSNNSLSYQPDNTPASGIQYNTITVPEGSTFSLTLSDGTQVTLNSTTTFRYPVSMQDKRIVELNGEAYFDVTHTGKPFTVKADGKEIKVLGTQFNVSAYHSRNMITTLVKGKVEVKNGIARKLLAPGQQATISPEDNAITVEEVNTAIYTSWVTGIYEFSRTPLHNILSQFELWYGVKVVYKDEDARNICFDGAVFRNKPLGFSLEIIQQVSNVRFSKENGTIIVSK
- a CDS encoding pectate lyase, with protein sequence MSKTLLVTLCILTTCLSTTNAVTKGKDYPAPDRSKIIAFPGADGAGKYTTGGAGGAVYTVTSLADDGSEGTFRWAVGKKGPRTIVFAVSGIIELQKPLRVNNGDVTIAGQTAPGDGICLKNYTFSIQADNVIVRFIRSRMGVDIKQKGDDAMNGTKAHQNIIIDHCSMSWCTDECATFYDNRNFTLQWCLISESLANSIHEKGAHGYGGIWGGQPATFHHNLLAHHTNRTPRLCGSRYTGRPEDEKVELFNNVIYNYGSDGAYAGEGGSYNFINNYYKPGPFSATKGSFKRLFTAYADDGKNKNAAGVHGVFHFKGNYMDPTCSKLTDKQKEALYKVNMDNTYGLVIKKDFATEKEMLSKKAFDIAEHTSLQPAKKAYKDVLQFAGASYRRDAVDQRIVEETEKGTYTYEGSHGSTNGMVDQPSDVGGWPEYKSEPALADTDGDGIPDEWEKKHNLNPNDSSDGAKYTLSPEYTNLEVYMNSLVNHLFPKK
- a CDS encoding RNA polymerase sigma factor translates to MFSTDDHILSKLKQGDEKALKEVVDQYYNQLCVYSVQYTDSLEVSEDIVQDFIIRLWEKKLYLTINNNLKRFLFNSVRNASVDYLRKHQPYRFVEIEEDAYITDFELNETEIEEQVRHLKHYLKQLTPQEYKVLMEIVVHNKKYKEVADELGLSVNTIKTHLSRALKFLRSRPFISLYSLFYL
- a CDS encoding SusC/RagA family TonB-linked outer membrane protein, which gives rise to MRKNDCKASRMQSRIRLLTFLFTLLFVFALPIAANVLDDVKRVTIVNSDISVREALDEVKKQIGGALMYQSDIINDKIRLNLNLKNAPLNKVLNEICTPAGLQFELENGYILIVKAKERSQSNPRKKIKGIVIDEKGEPLMGVTITIEGDHSRGTITDENGRYELEASPYDLMVFSYIGMKKEYVTPRSDTEINMAMQENAKMLGDVVVTGFQTISKERATGAFDIIKQATLDKPSTTIADRLVGRIAGVQASTTADGDISFTIRGQGTLQSDKEPLIVVDGFPISTGFSSINPNDVESISILKDAAAASIWGARASNGVIVITTKKGKKGKGLTVAVDAQVRIGSKTDIDYLRNMLSSEEVVEYQRNTFGTYQGLAKYPPSNPNSATLGDAFQYRYTQAGVLYNKYKNLNEISESEYNAGLAALAQLNNKKQIEDELLRRPVYQQYNITLSGGSERMDNYVSLLYGYDITRYQKNNSQNFQFDYRGNTKLLKWLDMSISATARYKKSNQSGASSGEITDLAPYDMIRNTDGSYADMSYLKQYADGVNSVLNQFTNFPYSDWSYNIAREVNGRDITNKTLNGRFQVGFKATILEGLTFDTKFQYEYVQQDTRNLSSDDTYDVRNTINMYSTLDWDTHKATPNIEKGAILRENKYTTDAYNWRNQINFNRTFAERHAINFVGGIEVSQNKAKSRTFAPIYAYDDEYLTSYPIQNIKVEDIYGNKDSYINTRSSFSYALQRYFSAFANLAYTFDDKYSISGSYRTDASNFISDDPKYRYSPFWSVGFSWNMTNENFMESIHWLDYLRPRITYGRNGNANTTTSMYPLIEMMGIGRISEVPYARFTAYGNPAMSWEHTNTVNIGFDWSMFHGKFYGKFDFYNKKGTDIMADVSVPIASGQFIATDQIAITGARITANAAEITNRGIELELGSSLPIGKGVHWNGNVTLAYNKNKVDKFYVNYIDKSDMLSPTAVAGYNIYGLWAYRYAGLTEVNSSTSGSGKSKVPAVYIDKEGNTSPINSIPAEVDGRDALEYMGTTVAPWTIGMSHSFSYNEWELSFTMTGKFGHKFRQTTFNYADPLTSIPNRQYSQLSDEGVMPMPTDKAIALGTYASFAPYMDYNVKSANNVRMQELSLSYSVPKRILNRWGISRLTCYLQGNNLFTIKATDEDPEYSYGSFRLQPTYTIGVKFAY